In the genome of Neodiprion pinetum isolate iyNeoPine1 chromosome 2, iyNeoPine1.2, whole genome shotgun sequence, one region contains:
- the LOC124213077 gene encoding angiomotin-like isoform X2, whose amino-acid sequence MNAAKFLFIFFAATATAAPQLGVGTGTSSHSTITETHSGTSIGNPGISSSATSINEQTSVVQNSGVGGVGHSFTAAASVPLSIGAAAAAPFAAAAAAPFAAAAAVPLAAAGAAATLASAAAAPFSAVGIPLFGSSNGVRSDTFQVFTG is encoded by the exons ATGAACGCagctaaatttttattcatctttttcGCCGCGACTGCAACTGCAGCTCCACAACTGG GTGTGGGGACTGGGACTTCATCTCACTCTACCATCACTGAAACTCACAG TGGAACATCGATCGGCAATCCTGGCATCTCTTCTTCAGCCACATCGATAAACGAACAGACGTCGGTCGTACAAAACTCAGGCGTCGGAGGTGTCGGTCATTCATTCACGGCTGCTGCTTCGGTTCCACTTTCAAttggtgctgctgctgcagctcCATTTGcggctgctgctgcagctCCATTTGCGGCTGCTGCTGCGGTTCCACTTGCGGCTGCTGGCGCTGCGGCTACACTTGCAAGTGCTGCTGCAGCTCCGTTTTCGGCCGTAGGAATTCCCTTGTTCGGATCTTCCAATGGAGTTCGGTCCGATACGTTCCAAGTATTCACTGGCTAA
- the LOC124213077 gene encoding pneumococcal serine-rich repeat protein-like isoform X1, producing the protein MNAAKFLFIFFAATATAAPQLGVGTGTSSHSTITETHSSGTSIGNPGISSSATSINEQTSVVQNSGVGGVGHSFTAAASVPLSIGAAAAAPFAAAAAAPFAAAAAVPLAAAGAAATLASAAAAPFSAVGIPLFGSSNGVRSDTFQVFTG; encoded by the exons ATGAACGCagctaaatttttattcatctttttcGCCGCGACTGCAACTGCAGCTCCACAACTGG GTGTGGGGACTGGGACTTCATCTCACTCTACCATCACTGAAACTCACAG CAGTGGAACATCGATCGGCAATCCTGGCATCTCTTCTTCAGCCACATCGATAAACGAACAGACGTCGGTCGTACAAAACTCAGGCGTCGGAGGTGTCGGTCATTCATTCACGGCTGCTGCTTCGGTTCCACTTTCAAttggtgctgctgctgcagctcCATTTGcggctgctgctgcagctCCATTTGCGGCTGCTGCTGCGGTTCCACTTGCGGCTGCTGGCGCTGCGGCTACACTTGCAAGTGCTGCTGCAGCTCCGTTTTCGGCCGTAGGAATTCCCTTGTTCGGATCTTCCAATGGAGTTCGGTCCGATACGTTCCAAGTATTCACTGGCTAA